Below is a window of Burkholderia cepacia DNA.
CCGATGCGCTGAACCGCGCGCCCCATTTCCCCCGCGCGCGGCCGGCCGCCGCGCGCTCTCCCAAAGAAGGAGTCAACCCACATGTCCGCACGCCCTTACAAGATCGAAGCCCAGCCGCTCGCGCAGCGCTATGCGCGCGGCTGGCACTGCCTCGGGCTCGCCCGCGACTACAAGGACGGCAAGCCGCACACGCTGAATGTCTTCGGCCGCAAGCTCGCCGCGTTCGCCGATTCGACCGGCAAGGTCAACATCGTCGATGCGTACTGTCCGCACATGGGCGCCGACCTGAGCCTCGGCACGGTCGAAGGCGACAACCTCGTATGCCCGTTCCACGGCTGGGCGTGGAGCGGCGAAGGGCAGTGCGCGTCGATCCCGTACTGCAAGCGGATTCCGCCGAAGGCGCGCATCGGCGCGTGGCCGACCTGCGAGGAAAACAACCTCCTGTTCGTGTGGAACGACCCGGAAGGCAACGCGCCGCCGGCCGATGTCGCGATTCCGCGCCTCGACGTGTGCTTCTCGGACGAATGGTCGGACTGGGTCGTCGACAAGATGGTGATCCAGGCCAACTGCCGCGAACTGGTCGACAACATCTCGGATGTCGCGCACTTCGCGACCGTGCACCACGCGCCGATCGACTATTTCGCGAACCTGTTCGAGGACCACAAGGCGACGCAGCTGATGGTCGGCCGCAGCGAGAAGCTCGGCGGCGACGCCCTGACCGCGCTGTCGACCTATTTCGGGCCGGCCGTGCACATCACGCAGATGACGGGGCAGAGCGGCGGGCAGCCGATCCATTCGGTGCTGCTGAACTGCCACGTGCCGATCGACATGAACAGCTTCGAGCTGCGCTACGGCGTGATCGTGAAGAAGGTGGCCGGGCTGACCGACGAGCAGAACATGGAAATCGCGAACGCGTACGTGAAGGAAGCGCAGCGCGCGTTCTACGAGGACGTCGACATCTGGCACAGCAAGACGCGAATCGACAACCCGCTGCTGTGCGAGGGCGACGGGCCGCTGTACCAGATGCGCGACTGGTATTCGCAGTTCTACCTGGACGTGGCCGACGTGCGGCCGACGAGCGTCGCGCGCAAGGCGTTCGAGATGCGGATTCGCGACGGCGGCGAGCCGCCGGCATTGCATCACGTGTTCGAGCCGCAGTAAAAAGCGGGCAGGCCGGCCGAAAACGGGGATGCATCGATAGATGTCCCGTCGGCCGGTCACGCCCGCCGCGTAAGGCGCACGCGGGGATCGCATGTTGCGCTGCATCGAAATGGCTTGACGAAACGGTTGCGACGGCGTAGTGTCTACGGTCGAAGTGTTCAAGAAGTTCGATTGCTCATCATTGGCCGCACTCCGTGCGGCAGTCGTTGGTCTCTCCCTCTTTGATTCTTTCTGTGCCCGTCGTGGGCGCATGTTCAATTATTTGTATTAAGGAAGTTTTTGTGGATACCGGTACCGTCAAGTGGTTCAACGAAACCAAGGGCTTTGGTTTCATCTCCCCGGACAACGGCGGCGACGATCTGTTCGCCCATTTCTCGGAAATTCGCGGCACGGGCTTCAAGACCCTGGCCGAAGGCCAGAAGGTCAGCTTCGAAGTGAAGCGCGGCCCGAAGGGTCTGCAAGCGTCGAACATCACGCCGCAGTAAGCCGCATCGGCATCGGCCGCCAGTCGGTGGCCGCTGCCGGATGGAGTTTCGCGCAAGGCGCCGCTTTGGCGGCGCCAGCGCGTTCCGATGCGCACGACCGATGCATCGCGACATTCACGATGCATCGGTCGTGACGCCTCCCTCCCGCATGCCTGAACGGCGTGCGACGTAACGTCCTCGTAAAGCGCTCGCCGCTTCGCGAGCGCATCACCGCATCAACCTGAGCAGACCGCTGCCATGTCGTAGCCGGCGCGGTCCCGACTTGCGCGGCGCTCATCCCGCCGCCGCCACCGACCGCCCGAACGCCGCAACGCGCCGGGCTCCGATCGCAAGACAGGCCCGAGGCCCGTCTGAACGAACCGATCCCCGGCAGCCTGCCGGCGGCCGTCCCGCTGCGGGATACGGCGCCGGGCAGATCGCCGCGGCCGCGGTCAATCACCTTGTCTGGAGGAATTGGTTTGGCAAAAGAAGAACTGCTGGAACTCGACGGGATCGTCGACGAAGTGCTGCCGGACAGCAAATATCGCGTCACGCTGGAAAACGGCGTGGTGGTGGGCGCGTACGCGTCGGGCCGCATGCGCAAGAACCACATCCGCATTCTCGCGGGTGACCGCGTGACGCTGGAACTGTCGATGTACGACCTGACCAAGGGCCGTATCAACTTCCGGCACAAGGACGCGAATTCGCCGCGTCCGCCGCGAACCGGGCAGCCGCGCCGTTAAGCGGCCACGATCGGTGCGCGGCACATCGCGCACCCGGTCGAAACCCGTCCGGCCACGCGGCCGGACGAACCGGATGAACGGCACGTTGCATGCCGTTCGTCGGTCGCCGGCGGCGCTGTCGTGCCGCGGCGGCCAACCCCGCCTTTACCGGCCGCCGCGCGTGTGCAACGCTCAGGCGGCCGCGTCCCGCAGGAAATCCTCGACGATCATCGCGAAGTACGGCGGACATTCCTGCATCGGGTAATGCCCGCAATTCGGTATCGTCATGAGCCGAGCGTTCGGATGCCAGGCGAGAAACGTCGCCTGCATCGCCGCCGCGTCGAGCCCCGGATCCTTGTCGCCGACGATCACCAGGAAGCGTGTGTCGAGCCCGCGGATGTCGTCGACGAAATCCGTGCCCGTCAGCATGTCGAGATACGCGAGCCGGCAACCCGGCGCCACGCGTTCGCGGTTCTGCCGCAGCTTCAGATCGGCCCAGCGCGCCGATAATCCCCCCGTCACGAATCGCACGAGCCGCCGAAACGCGTCGTCGTCGACCGTCGTGCTCGCGAAGAATGCGCGCGCGTCGTCGCCCAGGCGGTTGCCGGCCGCCGACACCGGGCATACGGCGATCGCGCGCTTGATGCGTGACGGCGCATCGGCCGCGATCCGCTGCGTCGCCATGCCGGTCATCGAATGGCCGATCACGTGAAAGCGCTGCCAGCCAAGACGATCCGCGAGTGCGAGGCAGTCGGCCGAGATCTCGTCGATCGTGTACGCGCCGCTCAGATGCCGGGATGCGCCGTAGCCGCGCAGGTCGACGAACACGTACGTGAAGGCCGTTTCGTCGAGATATGGCAGCGCCGCCGCGTAGTTCGTCGCGTCGCCGAGCCAGTCGTGCAGGACCATCACGCGTTCGGGGCCCGTGCCGTGCCGCAGGTAGCCGAGGCCGTCGTGGTTGCCGGCCGGTCGGGCGGCGGGAGAGATGTCGATCGGGTTCATTTCAAGTCGTTTCCGTCTGGTTGGGGAACCAAAACGAAACGCCCTCCCGGCGGACCGGGAGGGCGTCTTGAAAGTGCATCGATCGTATCGGGCCGATCGGCGAAAGTCAACGCTCAGAGCGCCATCCCGCCCGACACCTCGATGCGTTGCGCATTGACCCACCGGTTGTCGTCCGACAGCAGCGACGCGATCATCGCCCCGATGTCGTCGGGTTCGCCCACGCGGCCGAGCGCGGTCCATTCCGCGACGCGCCGGTTGACCTCCGGATTGTCGCGCACCATCCCGCCGCTGAAGTCGGTCGCCACCGCGCCCGGCGCGACGACGTTCACCGCGATGCGGCGCGGCCCCAGCTCCTTCGCCAGATAGCGCGTCAGCACCTCGACCGCGCCTTTCATCGATCCGTAGGCCGCACTGCCGGGCAACGCGACGCGCGTGAGGCCCGACGACACGTTCACGATGCGGCCGCCATCGCGGATCAGCGGCAGCAGCGTCTGCGTGAGGAAGAACACCCCCTTGAAGTGCACGTGATAGAGCGCGTCGAGATCGGCTTCGGTCGTCTCGGCGATCGGCGCGTGATGCGAGGTGCCCGCATTGTTGACGAGGAAGTCGAAACGGTCGGCGCCCCAGCCTGAAAGCGCGTCGCGGAGCTGTTCGGCGAAGCGGCCGAACGTGGCGGGTTCCCCGGTGTCGAGCGGCAGTGCGAGCGCCGGTTGCCCGGCGTCGGCGGTCAGTGCGACGACGCGATCGGCTTCCGCGCGATTCGAGCGGTACGTGAAGATCGCGCGCACGCCGCGCTGCGCGAGGTGAAGCACCGTATTGCGGCCGAGCCCGCGGCTGCCGCCGGTGACGACGGCGATTTTCGGGGCGGAACCGGTGGAATGTGCTGCAGTCATGCTGTGCTCCTGGTCGAGGTCGGTGACGGACAGCCGCAAGCGTACGGCGGCCGACGCGCCCGCTGAATGCCGGAACCGGCTGCGTTCTTGCCTGATCCTGCCCGGCCGCCCCGAAGCGCGCGGCGCCGCGTGTACCATCCGCACATCGGGATACGGAGGGCTGCACCATGTCGGACGAACTGGTCGAACGCGTCGCACGACTGACCGGCGACCAGGGCGACGAACGCCGGTTCGCGACAGCGATCGACGGGTTGATCCTGCTGCGTTCCAACCGCGAACGGCTGCCCGCGCCGCTGATCATGAAGCCGGCGCTGTGCGTCGTCGTGCAGGGCGCGAAGTGGACGACGTTCGGCGGCCGGCGCTACGACTACGGGCCCGGCCGCGCGCTCGTCGTCAGCGTCGAGATGCCCGCGACGAGCCGCATCGTGAAGGCCAGCGAGGCCGAACCGTTCCTCGGCATCGTGCTCGAATTCGACCTCGCGATGATGCGCGACGTGCTCGAACGGCTCGACGCGCCGCCGCCGCAAGCGGCCGGCCCGATCGGGCATGGCGTCTGCGTGACCGATTTCGGCGGGCCGCTCGCCGATTGCGTGTTGCGGATGATGCGGCTGCTCGATACGCCGGCCGCGATTCCGGTCGTCGCGCCGCTCGTGATGCGCGAGATCTGCTACTGGCTGCTCGCGGGCCCGCACGGCGGCGAAGTCTCGCGCGTCGTGTTCGCCAACGGTCACGCGCAACGCGTCGTCGCCGCGATCCATGCGCTGCGCGGCCAGTTCGCCGAGGCCGTCCGCGTCGAGGAACTCGCCGCCGTCGCGCAAATGAGTCCGTCCGCGTTTCACCGGCAATTCAAGGCGCTGACGTCGATGACGCCGCTGCAGTACCAGAAGCAGTTGCGCCTGCTCGAAGCGCGGCACCTGATGGTGACGGGCGCGGCGAATGCGGAAACGGCCGCGTATCGCGTCGGTTACGAAAGCGCGTCGCAATTCAGCCGCGAATACGCGCGGATGTTTGGCGCGCCGCCGCGGCGCGATGTCGTCACGCTGCAAACCGCGGCGGCCGACGGCTGAACGGGCCTGCCGCGACGCGGTTCGTATGACGCTTTACGCGCGGGGCGGGCCGGTCGTACACTCGTCGGCAATTCGCGGCCCGCGCGCGGCTTTCAATCCCTTCAGTCGCTTTCAGCGCGCTAACGATCGTGCCAGCCGGACATTCGTCGCCCGACGCCAGGAGGCGCCATGAGTGCAGACGCAGCCCCCGCATCCCCGTCCGTTCAGGATCGCATCCAGCACGTGTTCGTGCTGATGCTCGAGAACCGTTCCTTCGATCATCTGTTCGCGCTGTCGGGTTACCCCGACATCGTCGCCGCGTCGCCGGGCAACAGCAACGCGTATGGCGGCGCGGTCTATCCGTTCGGCGGCGGCGCGCCCGACCGGATGCCGACCGACCCGTGCCACGAATTCACCGACGTGCTCGAGCAGCTCTGCGGCGCGGGTGTGCCGTTCGTGAAAGGGCAGGCCTATCCGCCCGTCGCCAATTCCGGCTTCGTGTCGAATTACGCGACCTCACATTCGGAAGGCACGCCGCCGCAGCCGGCAGAC
It encodes the following:
- a CDS encoding AraC family transcriptional regulator, producing the protein MSDELVERVARLTGDQGDERRFATAIDGLILLRSNRERLPAPLIMKPALCVVVQGAKWTTFGGRRYDYGPGRALVVSVEMPATSRIVKASEAEPFLGIVLEFDLAMMRDVLERLDAPPPQAAGPIGHGVCVTDFGGPLADCVLRMMRLLDTPAAIPVVAPLVMREICYWLLAGPHGGEVSRVVFANGHAQRVVAAIHALRGQFAEAVRVEELAAVAQMSPSAFHRQFKALTSMTPLQYQKQLRLLEARHLMVTGAANAETAAYRVGYESASQFSREYARMFGAPPRRDVVTLQTAAADG
- a CDS encoding Rieske 2Fe-2S domain-containing protein; translated protein: MSARPYKIEAQPLAQRYARGWHCLGLARDYKDGKPHTLNVFGRKLAAFADSTGKVNIVDAYCPHMGADLSLGTVEGDNLVCPFHGWAWSGEGQCASIPYCKRIPPKARIGAWPTCEENNLLFVWNDPEGNAPPADVAIPRLDVCFSDEWSDWVVDKMVIQANCRELVDNISDVAHFATVHHAPIDYFANLFEDHKATQLMVGRSEKLGGDALTALSTYFGPAVHITQMTGQSGGQPIHSVLLNCHVPIDMNSFELRYGVIVKKVAGLTDEQNMEIANAYVKEAQRAFYEDVDIWHSKTRIDNPLLCEGDGPLYQMRDWYSQFYLDVADVRPTSVARKAFEMRIRDGGEPPALHHVFEPQ
- the infA gene encoding translation initiation factor IF-1 — its product is MAKEELLELDGIVDEVLPDSKYRVTLENGVVVGAYASGRMRKNHIRILAGDRVTLELSMYDLTKGRINFRHKDANSPRPPRTGQPRR
- a CDS encoding alpha/beta fold hydrolase, which gives rise to MNPIDISPAARPAGNHDGLGYLRHGTGPERVMVLHDWLGDATNYAAALPYLDETAFTYVFVDLRGYGASRHLSGAYTIDEISADCLALADRLGWQRFHVIGHSMTGMATQRIAADAPSRIKRAIAVCPVSAAGNRLGDDARAFFASTTVDDDAFRRLVRFVTGGLSARWADLKLRQNRERVAPGCRLAYLDMLTGTDFVDDIRGLDTRFLVIVGDKDPGLDAAAMQATFLAWHPNARLMTIPNCGHYPMQECPPYFAMIVEDFLRDAAA
- a CDS encoding SDR family NAD(P)-dependent oxidoreductase, translated to MTAAHSTGSAPKIAVVTGGSRGLGRNTVLHLAQRGVRAIFTYRSNRAEADRVVALTADAGQPALALPLDTGEPATFGRFAEQLRDALSGWGADRFDFLVNNAGTSHHAPIAETTEADLDALYHVHFKGVFFLTQTLLPLIRDGGRIVNVSSGLTRVALPGSAAYGSMKGAVEVLTRYLAKELGPRRIAVNVVAPGAVATDFSGGMVRDNPEVNRRVAEWTALGRVGEPDDIGAMIASLLSDDNRWVNAQRIEVSGGMAL
- a CDS encoding cold-shock protein; this translates as MDTGTVKWFNETKGFGFISPDNGGDDLFAHFSEIRGTGFKTLAEGQKVSFEVKRGPKGLQASNITPQ